Genomic window (Alkalihalobacillus sp. TS-13):
ACCCAGCCGGGGTGGTGGAATTGGCAGACACACAGGACTTAAAATCCTGCGGTAGGTGACTACCGTGCCGGTTCAAGTCCGGCCCTCGGCACCATATAATTTCATATTTTTTTAATTAGACACATGCCGGTGTGGCGGAATTGGCAGACGCGCACGACTCAAAATCGTGTTCCTCACGGAGTGTCGGTTCGACCCCGACCACCGGTACCATTACATAATCAACGTTCCTTGCAATCGTGAGGGACGTTTTTCTTTGTACATATATAATTTTAGTAATTGCTTTTACTGTAAACATTTTACTTGTTTACACTTATCCGCAGGAGGGTATTTCTAGAAGTACAACAGATAAGGAGGTAGAAATAATGCGTTATCTATTAGCTGTTTTGCTTCCACCTCTTGCTGTATTTCTACATGGCAGCAAATCACAAACGTTGATCAATGTCATACTTACAATCATCGCGTGGATACCTGGTGCAGTTCATGCTTTATTGGTTGTAAATAAGGGAAGCGCAGAAAGTAT
Coding sequences:
- a CDS encoding YqaE/Pmp3 family membrane protein; amino-acid sequence: MRYLLAVLLPPLAVFLHGSKSQTLINVILTIIAWIPGAVHALLVVNKGSAESIA